Genomic window (Streptomyces clavuligerus):
GGCGGGTGTGGCGGGCGTGGAAGGCGTGGCAGGCATGGCGGGCACCGCCGCCCCGGCCGCCGTCCGGCCCCCCGCCACCCCCACCGAACGGCGCCTCGCCGCGATCTGGCAGGAGGTGCTGGGCCGCCCGGTCCGGAGCGCCGCCGACGAGTTCTTCGCCCTGGGCGGCGACTCCTTCCGCGCCGTGCACCTCGCCACCGCCGTCGCCGACCGGTTCGGCGTCGACACCGGCGCCGATCTCGCCTTCGGCCGCCCGTCGCTGCGCGCCCAGGCCGCCTGGCTGGACGAGGAGACGGCCCGGGAACGGACCGCCGAGGCCGCCGACGCCGCCGAAGAGGCCCCCGGACCGGAGCTGCCGCCGTATCTGCGCGCCCTGCGGGCCCAGCACCACGAGACCCCGCTCACCAGCCAGCAGGAGGACTTCCTTGCCTGGATGGCCGAGGAGGACGGCCGGGACGTCGGCGCCGTCCCCGCCCTCTTCCGGGTCACCGGCCCACTGGACCGCCCCGCGCTCGGCCGCGCCCTGTCCGCGCTGGTGGCGCGTCACCCCGCCCTGCGGACCCGGTTCGTCCCCGTCCCCGGCGGCGTACGCGGCCTGGTCCGCACCGTCCTCGACGAGGAGCCCCGCGCCCGCGTCACCCTGCGGGACGCCCCCGGCGCCACCGACGAGGAGGTCAACGCCCTGCTCATCGCCGAACGTGACCGTCTCACCGACCTGGCGGCCGATCCGACGGCCCGGCTGCTCGTCGTCTCCCGTGCCCCCGAGGACCACATCGTCCTGCTCGCCGTGCACCACATGGTCGCCGACGGCTGGTCCATCGGTGTCCTGCTGCGCGAACTCGGCCTCGCCTACGACGCCCTGCGCCGGGGCCGCACCCCCCGGCTGCCGGAACCCGGCCTGTCCTACCCGGAGCTGGTGCGCTGGGCGGGCGACCGGTGGGAGAGCGGCCGACGGCACTTCGCCACCGCTCTCGCGGGCGCCCCGTCCGCGCTCGACCCCTTCCCCGGGCGGCGCGCCGTCGACCGTGTGCACACCGTCGCGCACCCCTTCACGATCGCCTCCGGCCCCGCCGGACTGCTGCGGGAACGGGCGGGAGCGCTCGGCGTCACCCCGTTCATGGCCGTCGCCGCCCTGTGGAGCGGACTGCTCGCGGCCCGCGCGGACAGCCCCGACCTGGTGCTCATGACCCCGGTCCCCGGCCGGACCAGGGCCGAGGCACAGCAGGCCGTCGGCTGTCTGGTGCAGTCCCTGCTGGTGCGCGTGGACTGTTCCGGCGGGCCCGGCTTCGCCGAACTCGCCGAGCGGGTACGGCGGGCCGCGACCGGTGCGCTCGACCACCAGATGTATCCGTACGCCGAGTTCAAACCGCATGTGGTGGCGTTCCCGGCCTGGCTGCGGTACGAGAGCTGGGCCGCCGACGCCCATCTGCCCGGCCTGCGCTGCGAGCCGTGGGAGCTGCCGCGCGGCACCACCGTGCCCTGGCCGCTGCCCGGCGGGGATCTGGGGGTGCCCGAACTGACCGTGGTGGAGCAGCCGGACGGGTCGCTGAACTGCTGGATCCAGTACAACGCGCTCGCCTTCGAGGAGCCGGTGATCACCGCGCTCGCCGATGACTTCCGCGCGGCCCTGAGCGCTGCCACCGCGTCCTGACACCACTGCCTCCTGACACCGTCACCTCCTGACACCACCGCTTCCTGACACCGTCACCCCGACACCGTCACCTCCTGTCCTGACACCGTCACCTCCTGACACCGTCGCCTCAGGGTCCGGCGCACCGGCGCACCGACCTCTGAGCACCGTCGCCCGTCGACGGCCGCAGCCCACGCCTGTGGCACTCCTGCCGCATCGCCGTCGCCCCCTCCGCCCCCCTTCGCCCGCCGTCAGCGTCGACGCCGGGCCCTGTCCCCGTGCCTCCGGCCCGTCCTGCCCCACCCCGCGTCGACCCGCGCCGGGCAGGAGCGGGAGCCCGACCACGCTCCCGCGCGCACCTGCCACTTCCCGCCCCGTTCCCCGTTCCCTGTTCCCCTTTCTCCGCTCCCGTTCCACTCGCGCCACGCGTTCCGACGCCGAACCGACCGAGGAAGACCTGTGATCAGCACCCCCGCCAGCGCCGCCCAGCAGGGCATCTGGATCAACGAGCGGATCGCGCCGCTCGGCTCCGTCCACCACATGCCCTTCGCCGTCCGTCTCGAAGGCCCCCTGGACCCCGCCGCCCTCGCCGCAGCCTGCGCCGATGTCGCCGCCCGCCACCCCGCCCTGACCCTGACCGTCCACGAGGAGGACGGTGTCCCGGTGCTCACCCCCGGCCCGGCGCCCGTGCTGACCGTCCGCGACACCACACCCGAACGGCTGCCCGGCGAGCTGGCCACCGCGAGCGCGGAACCGTTCGACCTCGCGGCGGGACCCCCCGTACGGCTCACCCTGCTGCGCACCGACCCGACCCGCGCCACGCTGCTGGTCGTCGCGCACCACATCGCCTTCGACGGCACCTCCACCGATGTGTTCCTGAGCGACCTGGCGGCCTGCTACGCCCACCGCACCGGCGCCGGACCGGCCCCCGACGCCCCCGGCGCCGACAGCACCCCGCTCACCCACGCCGCCGACCTGCCCGAGCCGGACGCCCGCGCGGTCGCCGACGCCTCCGCGTACTGGGCCGACCGCCCGCTGCCCGGTCCCACGGTGCTGCTGCCCGGCCTCGACACCGGCTCCGGCGCGGGCCCCGACGGCGGCGACGGCGCCGGTCCTGGCGCGGCCGTCGACTTCGACCTCGACCCCGCCCTCCGCGCCGACCTCGCCGACACCGCCGGGAAACTCGGCGTCACCTTCTTCGAACTGCTCCTCGCCGCCGTGCACACCCTGCTGCTGCGGTACGGGAACGAGCGCCCCGCCGTCACCGTCGGCCTCGGCACCCGCACCCCGCACGCCGCCGACCGGATCGGCATGCACGCCAACGAGCTGCCCGTGGTCACCGCCCCCGCACCGGGCACCTCCTTCGGCGAGTTCGCCCGCGCGGTCCGCGCCGAACTGCGCGGCTGCTACCCGCACCGCCGCGTCCCCCTGTCCCGCGCGGTCCGGGGCATGCGGCCCGGCCTCTCCCTCGCACCCGTCATCCTCACCTACCGCCGCCGGATCGCCCCCGTCACCTTCCCGGGCGTCCGCGCCACCATCGACTGGACGCTCTTCCCCGGCACCGCGCGCGGCGCCCTCCGCTTCCACCTCCTCGACGGCCCGGACCGGCTCCGCGTCCTGCTGACGCACCGCACGGATCTGCCGTCCCCGGTCCGGGCCGACCGCGTCGGCGCCCATCTGCGCCGACTCCTCGCCTCGATCGCCGCCGCCCCCGGCACGGCACTCGCCGACCTGCCGCTCCTGGACGAGGAGGAACGCGCCCCGCTGCGCGGACCCGAACCGGCCCCCGACGCCCCCGGCGCCACCCTGCCCGCGCTGCTCGCCCGTTCCTTCGCCGCGCACGCCGAACGGCCCGCCGTGACGGTCGGCGAACAGACCCTGGACTACGCGGAACTGGCCACCGCCGCCACCGGCCTCGCCCGGCGGCTCACCGCAGCCGGGGTCACCCCCGGCACCGTGGTCGCCGTCTGTGCCGAACGCTCCGCCGAGATGGTGGTGGCCGTGCTCGCCGTCACCCTCGCCGGGGGCGCCTATCTGCCCGTCGACCCGTCCTACCCGGCGGAGCGCGTCTCCCTGGTACTCGCCGACGCGGGCGCGCGGCTCGCGCTCGCCGGGCGGAGCACCGCCCCTCTGGTCGAGGGGTACGGCGACACACTCCTGCTCGACGACCTCTTCACGGGCGCCGGGAGCGGTGGGCCCGAGAGGTCCGAGGGCTGCACGGGCGCCGGGAGCGGTGGGGCCGACGGTTTCCCGGGCGCCGGGTCCGAGGGCTTCATGGGCGCCGCTCGGGGCGGTGCCTCCGGCGCACCGCTGCCGCTCCCCAGCCCCGACGACCTCGCCTATCTCATCTACACCTCCGGCTCCACCGGACGCCCCAAGGGCGTCGAGGTCCCCCACGGCGCCCTCGCCCATCTCCTGCTGGCCTTCCGCGACACGCTGGCCGCCGGGCCCGACGACGTCTGGCTCGCCGTCACCTCGCTCTCCTTCGACATCTCCGCCCTCGAACTGCTGCTGCCGCTGATCACGGGCGGCCGGGTGGTGATCGCGCGTGAGACGGAGACCCGCGACGGCCGAGCCCTGGCCGCCCTGGTCGAGCGGCACGGCGTCACCCACGCGCAGGCCACCCCGTCGGGGTGGCGGCTCCTGCTGGACGGCGGGCTCGCCGCCCCCGCCCTCACCGCCCTCAGCGGCGGCGAGGCCCTGCCCCTGGCACTCGCCCGCCGACTGCGGGAACGTGTCGCGCGGCTCTGGAACGTCTACGGGCCGACGGAGACCACCATCTGGTCCACCGCCGCCGAGGTGCCGCCCGCGCCCGACGAGGTCACCGTCGGCCGCCCGATCGCCGGTACCACCGCCCTCGTGGTCGACCCGGCCGGACACCCCGTACCGCACGGTGTCACCGGTGAACTGGCCCTGGGCGGCGCGGGCCTGGCCCGGGGCTACCGGGGCCTGCCCGAGCGCACCGCCGAACGCTTCGTCACCGACCCGGCCACCGGTGTCCGCCACTACCGCACCGGCGACCTCGCGCGGGTCCGGCCCGACGGCGCACTCGACTGCCTCGGCCGCCTCGACGACCAGATCAAACTGCGCGGCCACCGGATCGAACCCGGCGAGATCGAGGCCCGGCTCCAGGAACACCCCGCCGTGGCGGCTGCCGCCGTCGCCGTCCGGGGCGACGACGGAGACCCGGCCGGCCGGATGCTCGTCGCGTACCCGGTCTGGCACCGGGAGACCCCCGTACCGACCGGCGCCGACCTGCGCTCCTTTCTCGCCCGGACCCTCCCGGACGTGATGGTCCCCGGCGTCGTCCACCCGCTCCCGGCCCTGCCGCTCACCCCCAACGGCAAGACGGACCGCACGGCCCTGCCCGAACCGGCCCGGGGCACACCGCAGACCGAGCCGGACCCCGAATCCCCGGACGAGGGCTGGGACGAGCTGGCCGACGTGATCGCCGCCATCTGGTGCGAGGTGCTGGACCTCCCCACCCTCGGCCGCCACGCCGACGTCGTCGACCTCGGCGCCCACTCCCTGACGATCACCCAGGTCGCGGCCCGTATCCGGGACCGCCTGGGGGTCGATGTCCCCCTGCATGTCTTCTACGAGGAGCCCACGACGGTGGCCACGGTGACCGACGCGGTCGTGCGTGAACTGCTGGCGGAGGAGGCGTGATGAACCCCTCGCACTCCCCCCTGACACCCCCACCCCTCACCCCCGCACCGCAGGGCCCCGTGCCCCCATCCGTCCCATCCACAGAACCTGTGAGCGCACCGCCCGCGCACTCGGGTGCCGCTGTGTCGTGCGTGTCGGAGGTGTCTGCGTCTGCGGTTCAGGTTCCTGCCGCTGCCGGGGTGGCGGGCCCGGTGCCGCCCCCGTCCGTGTCGGTCGGCGCCGTTCCGTCCGTCTCCGCGCCGCCAGTCTCTTCGACGGCGGGTGCCAGGCCCGTTGCGGGGGCGGTGACCGTGTCTTCGGTGTCCTCCTCCACCACGCCGGTACGATCGGCGCCCGCGCACTCGGGTGCCGCCGTGCCGTGCGTG
Coding sequences:
- a CDS encoding non-ribosomal peptide synthetase, with product MISTPASAAQQGIWINERIAPLGSVHHMPFAVRLEGPLDPAALAAACADVAARHPALTLTVHEEDGVPVLTPGPAPVLTVRDTTPERLPGELATASAEPFDLAAGPPVRLTLLRTDPTRATLLVVAHHIAFDGTSTDVFLSDLAACYAHRTGAGPAPDAPGADSTPLTHAADLPEPDARAVADASAYWADRPLPGPTVLLPGLDTGSGAGPDGGDGAGPGAAVDFDLDPALRADLADTAGKLGVTFFELLLAAVHTLLLRYGNERPAVTVGLGTRTPHAADRIGMHANELPVVTAPAPGTSFGEFARAVRAELRGCYPHRRVPLSRAVRGMRPGLSLAPVILTYRRRIAPVTFPGVRATIDWTLFPGTARGALRFHLLDGPDRLRVLLTHRTDLPSPVRADRVGAHLRRLLASIAAAPGTALADLPLLDEEERAPLRGPEPAPDAPGATLPALLARSFAAHAERPAVTVGEQTLDYAELATAATGLARRLTAAGVTPGTVVAVCAERSAEMVVAVLAVTLAGGAYLPVDPSYPAERVSLVLADAGARLALAGRSTAPLVEGYGDTLLLDDLFTGAGSGGPERSEGCTGAGSGGADGFPGAGSEGFMGAARGGASGAPLPLPSPDDLAYLIYTSGSTGRPKGVEVPHGALAHLLLAFRDTLAAGPDDVWLAVTSLSFDISALELLLPLITGGRVVIARETETRDGRALAALVERHGVTHAQATPSGWRLLLDGGLAAPALTALSGGEALPLALARRLRERVARLWNVYGPTETTIWSTAAEVPPAPDEVTVGRPIAGTTALVVDPAGHPVPHGVTGELALGGAGLARGYRGLPERTAERFVTDPATGVRHYRTGDLARVRPDGALDCLGRLDDQIKLRGHRIEPGEIEARLQEHPAVAAAAVAVRGDDGDPAGRMLVAYPVWHRETPVPTGADLRSFLARTLPDVMVPGVVHPLPALPLTPNGKTDRTALPEPARGTPQTEPDPESPDEGWDELADVIAAIWCEVLDLPTLGRHADVVDLGAHSLTITQVAARIRDRLGVDVPLHVFYEEPTTVATVTDAVVRELLAEEA